A genomic region of Desulfobulbaceae bacterium contains the following coding sequences:
- a CDS encoding HIT domain-containing protein, whose amino-acid sequence MKTLWAPWRISYILDQEKTKQGCIFDFAAAVSSSKKDLLLYRDSTAQALLNRFPYANGHLLVAPNRHVADLTDLTPAEHSAIMSLITKGCSILRQHLKPDGFNIGLNLGKTAGAGIAEHLHFHIVPRWEDDHNFITVTADIRTIPQHIDETFDLLFPSFSSIAPAAT is encoded by the coding sequence ATGAAAACTCTCTGGGCCCCTTGGCGAATATCATATATCCTTGACCAGGAAAAAACTAAACAGGGCTGCATCTTTGACTTTGCCGCCGCTGTTTCCTCCAGCAAAAAGGATCTGCTGCTCTACCGTGACTCCACAGCCCAAGCCCTGCTCAACCGTTTTCCATACGCTAATGGGCACCTTTTAGTGGCCCCTAATCGTCATGTTGCCGATTTAACTGACCTTACGCCAGCTGAACACTCAGCCATCATGTCACTTATAACAAAAGGCTGCTCAATCCTGCGACAGCATTTAAAGCCGGATGGGTTCAACATCGGCCTCAACTTAGGAAAAACCGCTGGCGCCGGCATTGCTGAGCACCTGCATTTTCACATTGTTCCCCGCTGGGAGGACGATCACAATTTCATCACCGTTACAGCAGACATTCGAACAATACCCCAGCATATTGATGAGACTTTTGACCTGCTTTTTCCATCCTTTTCATCGATAGCACCGGCCGCCACATGA